A window from Prinia subflava isolate CZ2003 ecotype Zambia chromosome Z, Cam_Psub_1.2, whole genome shotgun sequence encodes these proteins:
- the LOC134564741 gene encoding transcriptional regulator Kaiso-like isoform X1 → MDARTAAAEEMEGKKLISATDTQYSSVLLQSLNEQRGHGLFCDVTVIVEDRKFRAHRNILSASSTYFHQLFSVAGQVVELSFVRAEIFAEILNYIYSSKIISVRSDLLDELIKSGQELGVKFIADLGIPPAEGKNVPSEVKDSASETSSSSPNQRDAETQVTVIRPDGQEATDGMPVITQSFSLHGIEYETTKITVSDSDEEDDDVIFCSEIVPPKDCTKDKTAASQSQPCSSPAGASDQKSCGSGGSPHLTNTTAAQNLTLSASQLSPNQTPSGAESLVSATPQHFAPNIIVLNKPLLNSSLGASSLHQTHVTPTINLLEENQQPSNNGSVTEVEATAVDDEVVVEDDVDIISSSSPGSVSSSSLVQPPSVPKAASPEGSGVQKKQVVTFSQEPSAKSGEFKIKISDVLSVNDKELNSGLTSKNVADGQKIITLDTATEIGGLSTGCKVYANIGEDTYDIVIPVKGDSEEGEAKPDDTPKKSGDEPPKGKRMKVKHDDHYELIVDGRVYYICIVCKRSYACLTSLRRHFNIHSWEKKYPCRYCDKVFALAEYRTKHELHHTGERRYQCLTCGKSFISYQITASHIRSVHSQDPSGDTKLYRLHPCRSLQIRQYAYISDRPSSVPVINEGGIVYRVGSGKDGTEGTTSNSPAKQITWDDIFVPQGSEPIFKQNPSEGSTEFEFVIPESY, encoded by the coding sequence TCCTTCAGTCTTTGAATGAGCAACGTGGCCATGGACTTTTTTGTGATGTTACAGTCATTGTGGAGGACCGGAAATTTCGAGCTCACAGAAACATCCTTTCAGCCTCCAGCACATATTTTCACCAGCTTTTCTCAGTGGCTGGTCAAGTGGTTGAACTGAGCTTTGTGAGAGCAGAAATTTTTGCAGAAATTCTTAATTATATTTATAGTTCCAAAATAATCAGTGTTCGATCTGATTTACTTGATGAACTGATTAAatcagggcaggagctgggtgttAAGTTCATAGCTGATCTGGGCATACCTCCGGCCGAAGGCAAAAATGTGCCAAGCGAGGTCAAAGACAGTGCTTCAGAAACTTCATCTTCTAGTCCAAATCAAAGAGATGCTGAAACACAGGTAACTGTAATCAGGCCAGACGGTCAAGAGGCAACAGATGGGATGCCAGTTATAACACAGTCATTCTCCTTACATGGCATAGAGTATGAGACTACCAAAATTACAGTGAGTGATTCggatgaggaggatgatgatgtaattttttgttCTGAGATTGTTCCTCCAAAAGACTGTACTAAAGACAAAACTGCTGCAAGCCAGAGCCAGCCTTGCTCAAGTCCAGCTGGAGCTTCTGACCAAAAATCCTGTGGCAGTGGTGGCTCCCCCCATTTGACGAACACCACAGCAGCTCAGAACCTCACTTTGTCTGCCAGTCAGCTAAGCCCAAACCAAACACCATCAGGTGCTGAATCACTCGTGTCCGCAACGCCGCAGCATTTTGCTCCTAATATCATCGTGCTAAACAAGCCTCTGCTTAACTCATCGCTTGGTGCCAGCTCCTTGCATCAAACACATGTGACTCCTACAATTAATTTACTTGAGGAGAACCAGCAGCCATCCAATAATGGCTCCGTAACTGAAGTGGAAGCAACTGCTGTTGATGATGAAGTGGTTGTTGAAGATGATGTTGATATCATTAGCTCCTCTAGTCCCGGTTcggtcagcagcagctctttggtTCAGCCACCTTCTGTTCCTAAGGCAGCGAGCCCTGAAGGATCAGGTGTACAGAAAAAACAGGTTGTTACATTTTCACAGGAGCCATCTGCTAAATCtggagaatttaaaataaaaatctcagaTGTCCTTTCTGTAAACGACAAGGAGTTAAATTCAGGTCTAACGTCAAAGAATGTGGCAGATGGGCAGAAAATCATAACATTAGATACAGCAACCGAGATAGGAGGCTTATCCACAGGCTGTAAGGTTTATGCAAATATCGGTGAGGACACCTATGACATAGTCATCCCTGTGAAGGGTGATTCTGAGGAAGGGGAAGCCAAGCCTGATGACACACCCAAAAAGTCTGGTGATGAACCTCCAAAGGGGAAGCGCATGAAAGTAAAGCACGATGACCACTATGAGCTCATAGTAGACGGCAGAGTCTATTACATTTGTATCGTGTGCAAGAGGTCGTATGCCTGTCTGACGAGCTTGCGAAGACATTTCAACATCCACTCCTGGGAGAAGAAGTACCCGTGTCGCTACTGTGACAAAGTGTTTGCTCTTGCAGAGTATCGTACCAAGCATGAACTTCACCACACCGGGGAGCGAAGGTACCAGTGCTTGACGTGTGGCAAATCTTTCATCAGCTACCAAATTACGGCCTCCCACATAAGATCGGTTCACAGCCAAGACCCTTCTGGAGACACCAAGCTGTACCGGCTGCACCCCTGCAGGTCCCTGCAGATCAGACAGTACGCCTACATCAGTGACCGCCCCAGCAGTGTCCCGGTGATAAACGAGGGGGGAATTGTCTATCGTGTAGGCTCAGGGAAGGATGGCACTGAAGGAACAACGTCCAACTCTCCAGCCAAACAAATCACCTGGGATGACATTTTTGTTCCACAGGGAAGTGAGccaatttttaaacaaaacccgTCAGAGGGAAGTACTGAATTTGAGTTTGTGATACCAGAATCTTACTGA
- the LOC134564741 gene encoding transcriptional regulator Kaiso-like isoform X2, translating into MEGKKLISATDTQYSSVLLQSLNEQRGHGLFCDVTVIVEDRKFRAHRNILSASSTYFHQLFSVAGQVVELSFVRAEIFAEILNYIYSSKIISVRSDLLDELIKSGQELGVKFIADLGIPPAEGKNVPSEVKDSASETSSSSPNQRDAETQVTVIRPDGQEATDGMPVITQSFSLHGIEYETTKITVSDSDEEDDDVIFCSEIVPPKDCTKDKTAASQSQPCSSPAGASDQKSCGSGGSPHLTNTTAAQNLTLSASQLSPNQTPSGAESLVSATPQHFAPNIIVLNKPLLNSSLGASSLHQTHVTPTINLLEENQQPSNNGSVTEVEATAVDDEVVVEDDVDIISSSSPGSVSSSSLVQPPSVPKAASPEGSGVQKKQVVTFSQEPSAKSGEFKIKISDVLSVNDKELNSGLTSKNVADGQKIITLDTATEIGGLSTGCKVYANIGEDTYDIVIPVKGDSEEGEAKPDDTPKKSGDEPPKGKRMKVKHDDHYELIVDGRVYYICIVCKRSYACLTSLRRHFNIHSWEKKYPCRYCDKVFALAEYRTKHELHHTGERRYQCLTCGKSFISYQITASHIRSVHSQDPSGDTKLYRLHPCRSLQIRQYAYISDRPSSVPVINEGGIVYRVGSGKDGTEGTTSNSPAKQITWDDIFVPQGSEPIFKQNPSEGSTEFEFVIPESY; encoded by the coding sequence TCCTTCAGTCTTTGAATGAGCAACGTGGCCATGGACTTTTTTGTGATGTTACAGTCATTGTGGAGGACCGGAAATTTCGAGCTCACAGAAACATCCTTTCAGCCTCCAGCACATATTTTCACCAGCTTTTCTCAGTGGCTGGTCAAGTGGTTGAACTGAGCTTTGTGAGAGCAGAAATTTTTGCAGAAATTCTTAATTATATTTATAGTTCCAAAATAATCAGTGTTCGATCTGATTTACTTGATGAACTGATTAAatcagggcaggagctgggtgttAAGTTCATAGCTGATCTGGGCATACCTCCGGCCGAAGGCAAAAATGTGCCAAGCGAGGTCAAAGACAGTGCTTCAGAAACTTCATCTTCTAGTCCAAATCAAAGAGATGCTGAAACACAGGTAACTGTAATCAGGCCAGACGGTCAAGAGGCAACAGATGGGATGCCAGTTATAACACAGTCATTCTCCTTACATGGCATAGAGTATGAGACTACCAAAATTACAGTGAGTGATTCggatgaggaggatgatgatgtaattttttgttCTGAGATTGTTCCTCCAAAAGACTGTACTAAAGACAAAACTGCTGCAAGCCAGAGCCAGCCTTGCTCAAGTCCAGCTGGAGCTTCTGACCAAAAATCCTGTGGCAGTGGTGGCTCCCCCCATTTGACGAACACCACAGCAGCTCAGAACCTCACTTTGTCTGCCAGTCAGCTAAGCCCAAACCAAACACCATCAGGTGCTGAATCACTCGTGTCCGCAACGCCGCAGCATTTTGCTCCTAATATCATCGTGCTAAACAAGCCTCTGCTTAACTCATCGCTTGGTGCCAGCTCCTTGCATCAAACACATGTGACTCCTACAATTAATTTACTTGAGGAGAACCAGCAGCCATCCAATAATGGCTCCGTAACTGAAGTGGAAGCAACTGCTGTTGATGATGAAGTGGTTGTTGAAGATGATGTTGATATCATTAGCTCCTCTAGTCCCGGTTcggtcagcagcagctctttggtTCAGCCACCTTCTGTTCCTAAGGCAGCGAGCCCTGAAGGATCAGGTGTACAGAAAAAACAGGTTGTTACATTTTCACAGGAGCCATCTGCTAAATCtggagaatttaaaataaaaatctcagaTGTCCTTTCTGTAAACGACAAGGAGTTAAATTCAGGTCTAACGTCAAAGAATGTGGCAGATGGGCAGAAAATCATAACATTAGATACAGCAACCGAGATAGGAGGCTTATCCACAGGCTGTAAGGTTTATGCAAATATCGGTGAGGACACCTATGACATAGTCATCCCTGTGAAGGGTGATTCTGAGGAAGGGGAAGCCAAGCCTGATGACACACCCAAAAAGTCTGGTGATGAACCTCCAAAGGGGAAGCGCATGAAAGTAAAGCACGATGACCACTATGAGCTCATAGTAGACGGCAGAGTCTATTACATTTGTATCGTGTGCAAGAGGTCGTATGCCTGTCTGACGAGCTTGCGAAGACATTTCAACATCCACTCCTGGGAGAAGAAGTACCCGTGTCGCTACTGTGACAAAGTGTTTGCTCTTGCAGAGTATCGTACCAAGCATGAACTTCACCACACCGGGGAGCGAAGGTACCAGTGCTTGACGTGTGGCAAATCTTTCATCAGCTACCAAATTACGGCCTCCCACATAAGATCGGTTCACAGCCAAGACCCTTCTGGAGACACCAAGCTGTACCGGCTGCACCCCTGCAGGTCCCTGCAGATCAGACAGTACGCCTACATCAGTGACCGCCCCAGCAGTGTCCCGGTGATAAACGAGGGGGGAATTGTCTATCGTGTAGGCTCAGGGAAGGATGGCACTGAAGGAACAACGTCCAACTCTCCAGCCAAACAAATCACCTGGGATGACATTTTTGTTCCACAGGGAAGTGAGccaatttttaaacaaaacccgTCAGAGGGAAGTACTGAATTTGAGTTTGTGATACCAGAATCTTACTGA